In Leeia speluncae, a genomic segment contains:
- a CDS encoding 2OG-Fe(II) oxygenase codes for MKITDFSKPNAMEELVSRIAEDGWAVVDHFLPADSVKTLRKECMAAHREGGFHVAGIGRGGDFTVQEGIRSDEVMWLEPETDSASQKAYFTQLDQIKQQMNEQFFMGLNEFEGHFAIYNEGALYKKHLDAFRGQRSRVLTVVFYLNDDWASDDGGELRLYLDPNGESEIRDIMPIAGRAVIFMAERFWHEVLPACRDRMSITGWFKVRST; via the coding sequence ATGAAAATCACCGACTTTTCCAAGCCAAATGCCATGGAGGAGTTAGTCTCTCGTATTGCAGAGGACGGATGGGCCGTTGTCGATCATTTTTTACCGGCGGACTCCGTTAAAACACTACGTAAAGAGTGTATGGCCGCACATCGAGAGGGTGGTTTCCATGTAGCGGGAATTGGCCGCGGTGGCGATTTCACTGTGCAAGAGGGTATTCGCTCTGACGAAGTAATGTGGCTAGAACCTGAAACCGATAGTGCATCGCAGAAGGCGTACTTCACCCAGTTAGATCAGATTAAGCAGCAGATGAATGAGCAGTTTTTCATGGGGCTGAATGAGTTTGAGGGCCACTTTGCGATCTATAACGAGGGCGCGCTTTACAAAAAGCATCTAGACGCATTTCGTGGTCAGCGCAGTAGAGTCCTGACTGTCGTTTTTTATCTCAATGATGATTGGGCGTCAGATGATGGTGGTGAGTTAAGATTGTATCTAGACCCAAATGGCGAATCGGAAATACGAGATATCATGCCGATTGCCGGGCGTGCGGTTATCTTTATGGCGGAACGTTTTTGGCATGAAGTCTTGCCTGCTTGCCGAGATCGGATGAGTATTACCGGTTGGTTTAAAGTGAGGTCGACTTAA
- a CDS encoding TlyA family RNA methyltransferase, with product MSRLDQLLVSQGLAVSRSQARQMIESDRVFLEIAGDRVLCNKPAGKFDPKAQFYIVPDELDRYASRGGLKLAGALRSSNIRPDGDIILDVGMSTGGFTDCILQAGAAKVVGVEVGHDQLAAKLRNRPEIVCLEGINARHLSEADLGEHFPNGGFDGVVMDVSFISQTLILPNLVPLMKSGAWILSLVKPQFEVGREGLGKGGIVRDTSLFQTVEENIREAAKQAGLNILGWFESPIQGGDGNQEFFLFAKKS from the coding sequence ATGTCACGGTTAGATCAATTATTGGTTAGCCAAGGATTGGCTGTGTCTCGTAGTCAGGCGAGACAAATGATCGAATCCGATCGCGTTTTTCTAGAAATCGCTGGTGATCGTGTTCTGTGTAATAAGCCTGCTGGTAAATTTGATCCGAAAGCACAATTTTATATTGTGCCTGATGAACTAGACCGTTATGCCTCTCGTGGCGGTCTAAAGCTGGCTGGTGCGCTGCGTTCATCCAATATTCGCCCAGACGGCGATATTATTTTAGATGTTGGCATGTCGACGGGCGGCTTTACCGATTGCATCTTGCAAGCAGGCGCGGCAAAAGTAGTGGGTGTAGAGGTTGGCCATGATCAATTGGCTGCAAAATTACGAAATCGCCCAGAGATTGTCTGTCTAGAAGGAATTAATGCGCGCCATCTGAGTGAAGCCGATTTAGGGGAGCATTTCCCTAATGGTGGATTTGATGGGGTTGTGATGGATGTTTCCTTCATCTCGCAAACCCTTATTTTGCCAAATCTCGTTCCCTTGATGAAAAGTGGCGCCTGGATACTTAGTTTGGTCAAACCTCAGTTTGAAGTAGGACGGGAAGGGCTGGGAAAAGGGGGCATAGTAAGAGACACTAGTCTTTTCCAAACGGTTGAAGAGAATATTCGAGAAGCAGCCAAACAAGCTGGCCTAAATATTTTGGGTTGGTTTGAAAGCCCTATTCAGGGTGGTGATGGTAACCAAGAGTTTTTTCTTTTTGCTAAAAAATCCTAA
- a CDS encoding pseudouridine synthase translates to MEPVRLSKRMAELGLCSRREADEYIAQGLVRVDGQIISELGSKILPNQKIELAKEASRQQANRVTILLNKPVGYVSGQAEDGYKPAATLITAENHFPGDRSGIQFSPSHTRGLAPAGRLDIDSVGLLVLTQDGRVAKKIIGETSELEKEYLVRVSGRLSEEGLRRLNHGLSLDGEKLKPARVWWQNQDQLRFILQEGKKRQIRRMCELVGLRVVGLKRVRVGRIMLGDLPPGQWRYLRSDERF, encoded by the coding sequence ATGGAACCCGTCCGTTTAAGTAAGCGCATGGCAGAGTTAGGTTTATGCTCAAGACGCGAAGCGGATGAGTATATTGCGCAAGGCTTAGTCCGAGTGGACGGCCAAATCATCAGTGAGCTTGGCTCCAAAATATTGCCGAATCAAAAAATCGAACTGGCAAAAGAGGCCAGTCGACAACAAGCTAATCGCGTTACTATTTTGCTGAATAAGCCGGTTGGTTATGTTTCAGGCCAGGCGGAAGATGGCTATAAGCCCGCCGCAACCCTGATTACTGCTGAGAATCACTTTCCTGGTGATCGTAGCGGTATCCAATTTAGCCCTTCTCATACCCGTGGACTAGCGCCTGCTGGACGTCTGGATATTGATTCCGTCGGTTTATTAGTACTTACCCAAGATGGTCGCGTTGCTAAAAAAATTATTGGCGAAACCTCTGAACTCGAAAAAGAATATTTGGTTCGTGTGAGTGGCCGCTTATCCGAAGAAGGCTTACGTAGGCTGAATCACGGATTATCTTTAGATGGAGAAAAGCTAAAGCCCGCGCGCGTTTGGTGGCAAAACCAAGATCAGCTACGTTTTATCTTGCAAGAGGGGAAAAAACGCCAAATTCGTCGTATGTGTGAGTTAGTTGGTTTGCGCGTTGTCGGATTAAAGCGTGTTCGTGTGGGACGCATTATGTTGGGAGATCTTCCCCCTGGACAATGGCGTTACCTACGTTCCGATGAGCGTTTTTAA
- a CDS encoding serine/threonine protein kinase, which yields MADKIGRFELVKPLGQGAQGRVWLANDPMLGRMVAIKELLTKGTDTRHREALLGEARIVSQLQHPSIVQLFDVVEHDKGHVLVFEYVEGQSLKDWMDANGAMEPVKAAGVIAEILSGLGAAHEKGILHRDIKPANVMLDANGHARLMDFGIAVPANQSNTSAASGTVQYMAPEYVSGRPAAINADIFSVGVLGYELMTGRNPFEGSNTFEVLNRIANVAVVPPSQVLAAVPERMDHILMVALNKNATERYASANDMQTALQSFLTPGENGAETAAYSPTLEFLLRRLKHSQDFPALSQSITSINKLVAADAESIHRLAETILHDFSLTNKLLRLVNSAVYGQFGGTISTISRAVLILGFDTVRNLAISLIVFEHLQNRQQATNLKDLIVGSFLSGLLARKAAKKVGLRTGEESFICGMFYHMGKLLAAYYLNEEYQEIVKRMQQGQTEQQAAMQVLGVDFSELGLCVSKEWRFPDKLIKAMTPFKDSVPTPRGDAEQIRLAANYAGGLSQIAMFAGITDRDKSIAALHQQYSKHVPITESEHLEFLKEGLNALLDEAHFFGVDVGRGGFVNKLKQFAGMPYQSAETKSGELGDTLEQAAQAFLNAEVDTVTQDTIDTEGVLTAGVQDITNTLVSDYKLNDLINMILETMYRGVGFRRVLFCMKDVRAGKLVARFGYGADIPEMKQYFSVPLDGVHDVFQLSMSKNLDIQIDDVKTGSLSERVPQWFKTHVRAEAFVVLPVIIDKKAIGMFYGDQATANTLNLTAKSLTLLKTLRNQAVLGIRQKQP from the coding sequence ATGGCAGATAAAATTGGACGATTTGAACTCGTCAAACCATTGGGGCAGGGAGCCCAAGGCAGAGTCTGGCTTGCAAATGACCCGATGTTAGGGAGAATGGTCGCAATTAAAGAATTGCTGACCAAAGGGACAGACACTCGCCATCGTGAAGCATTGTTAGGGGAGGCTAGAATTGTCAGCCAACTCCAACATCCTTCTATTGTTCAATTATTTGATGTGGTTGAGCATGACAAAGGCCATGTCTTGGTTTTTGAATATGTTGAAGGCCAATCGCTAAAAGATTGGATGGATGCCAATGGGGCAATGGAGCCTGTTAAGGCTGCTGGGGTGATTGCCGAAATCCTGTCTGGTCTAGGTGCTGCACACGAAAAAGGAATTCTTCACCGCGATATCAAACCCGCGAACGTGATGCTAGACGCAAACGGGCACGCAAGGTTAATGGATTTTGGTATTGCAGTGCCTGCGAATCAATCCAATACCTCTGCGGCATCGGGCACTGTGCAATACATGGCCCCAGAATATGTTTCGGGCAGACCCGCCGCCATTAATGCGGATATTTTTTCTGTGGGTGTGCTGGGCTACGAATTAATGACCGGGCGAAACCCTTTTGAGGGGAGTAATACGTTTGAGGTGTTGAATCGTATTGCCAATGTGGCCGTTGTTCCGCCAAGCCAAGTATTGGCGGCAGTGCCAGAGCGAATGGATCATATTTTGATGGTGGCATTAAATAAAAATGCGACCGAGCGATATGCTTCTGCAAACGACATGCAAACCGCTTTACAGAGCTTTTTGACGCCGGGAGAAAACGGTGCAGAAACCGCTGCATATTCTCCGACACTGGAGTTCTTACTTCGTCGACTAAAGCACTCACAAGATTTTCCTGCATTATCACAGTCAATCACTTCTATTAATAAACTCGTCGCGGCAGATGCAGAAAGTATTCATCGGCTTGCGGAAACGATTCTGCATGATTTTTCACTCACGAATAAACTACTTCGTTTAGTGAATTCGGCAGTTTACGGGCAGTTTGGTGGCACGATTAGTACCATTTCCCGCGCAGTATTAATTTTAGGATTTGATACGGTTCGTAACTTGGCGATTAGCTTAATCGTCTTCGAGCATCTGCAAAATAGGCAGCAAGCTACCAACCTGAAAGACCTGATTGTAGGAAGCTTTTTAAGTGGTTTGTTAGCGAGAAAAGCCGCAAAAAAAGTAGGGTTGCGAACTGGAGAAGAAAGTTTTATCTGTGGGATGTTCTATCACATGGGTAAGCTCTTAGCTGCTTATTACCTGAATGAAGAATATCAAGAAATTGTTAAACGGATGCAGCAAGGGCAAACGGAGCAACAAGCCGCTATGCAAGTGCTGGGGGTGGACTTTTCTGAACTAGGGCTTTGTGTTTCAAAAGAGTGGCGATTCCCTGATAAGTTAATCAAGGCGATGACCCCATTTAAAGATAGTGTCCCAACTCCTAGAGGCGATGCTGAGCAAATACGCTTAGCGGCAAACTATGCCGGAGGGCTTTCGCAAATTGCTATGTTTGCAGGGATTACCGATAGAGATAAATCGATTGCGGCACTACATCAGCAATACAGCAAACACGTGCCAATTACTGAAAGCGAACATTTAGAGTTTTTAAAAGAAGGACTGAATGCTTTACTAGATGAGGCGCACTTCTTTGGGGTGGATGTTGGTCGCGGTGGGTTCGTGAATAAGCTCAAGCAATTTGCTGGTATGCCGTATCAAAGTGCTGAAACGAAGTCTGGCGAATTGGGGGATACCCTAGAGCAAGCCGCACAAGCCTTTCTGAATGCAGAAGTAGATACGGTTACCCAAGATACAATTGATACGGAAGGGGTGCTCACCGCTGGCGTACAAGATATTACCAATACATTAGTGAGTGATTACAAACTCAACGATCTAATCAATATGATTTTGGAAACCATGTATCGCGGTGTTGGCTTTAGGCGTGTTCTTTTCTGTATGAAAGATGTACGAGCAGGAAAACTCGTTGCCCGTTTTGGCTATGGCGCGGATATCCCCGAAATGAAGCAATACTTTTCGGTCCCATTAGATGGCGTGCATGATGTGTTTCAATTATCAATGTCCAAAAACTTGGATATTCAAATTGATGATGTAAAGACAGGATCGTTATCAGAGCGAGTGCCACAGTGGTTTAAAACGCATGTAAGAGCTGAAGCATTTGTGGTGCTACCTGTCATCATCGATAAAAAAGCGATTGGTATGTTTTATGGGGATCAAGCGACGGCAAATACCTTAAACCTGACCGCTAAATCGCTTACCTTGTTGAAGACACTAAGAAACCAAGCTGTTTTAGGAATTAGGCAAAAACAACCATAG
- a CDS encoding efflux transporter outer membrane subunit: MKHLALTLVASGLLLAGCGTMAPDYQQPKAPIPVGFPGEMGGSSVESQAWTSVIESDKLKQVIALALKNNRDVKLTALNIESARAQYQITKSDLLPSVNGTFSQTAQGKLDGGGVSHSYEAGLTMASYELDFWGRVRSLKDSALETYLGTESAHQSAQISLVSTTVQAWMQLSSDLFALQESRKSFDSYRKTYDLTKARVDRGVSSEVELRQAETALQASRSSYLGYQGQVQLDRNALRLLVGDEVPENLLPSAEDIQAPLVMDVPAGLPSDLLNNRPDIQEAEHNLKSANANIGAAKAAFFPTISLTGFAGSASNSLGDLFDNGTGIWRFVPQISLPIFNAGKLSAQRDVAEVTKNIQVATYEKQIQTAFKEVADALATRSQLQQQYDAVSGQLKAAEAAYKLADARYRSGIDSYLSLLETERSLETARITHANLLLSMQANRIVLYKALGGKLPVPTP, encoded by the coding sequence ATGAAACATCTAGCTTTAACGCTAGTCGCATCCGGCCTGCTGCTGGCCGGTTGTGGCACCATGGCGCCAGATTATCAGCAGCCGAAAGCACCGATTCCAGTTGGTTTCCCAGGGGAAATGGGCGGTTCGAGTGTTGAATCGCAGGCATGGACATCCGTTATCGAATCTGACAAGCTAAAGCAAGTGATTGCCTTAGCCTTAAAGAATAATCGTGATGTGAAGCTAACTGCGTTAAATATCGAGTCTGCTCGGGCGCAATACCAAATTACCAAGTCAGATTTACTGCCTTCAGTGAACGGTACATTTAGCCAAACCGCCCAAGGGAAACTAGACGGTGGTGGGGTGAGCCATTCTTATGAAGCTGGTTTGACGATGGCAAGCTACGAATTAGACTTCTGGGGACGTGTGAGAAGCCTAAAAGATTCTGCGCTTGAAACGTATTTGGGGACAGAATCTGCTCACCAATCTGCGCAGATTTCGCTAGTTTCTACTACCGTTCAAGCTTGGATGCAATTATCTTCTGACTTGTTTGCACTGCAAGAAAGTCGCAAGTCATTCGATAGCTATCGTAAAACTTATGATTTGACCAAAGCCCGTGTTGATCGTGGTGTGAGTTCCGAAGTAGAGTTGCGTCAAGCTGAAACTGCATTACAAGCGAGCCGTTCAAGCTACTTGGGTTACCAAGGGCAAGTGCAGCTAGACCGAAATGCACTCAGATTATTGGTGGGTGATGAGGTGCCAGAAAATCTACTGCCAAGCGCAGAAGATATTCAAGCGCCACTCGTGATGGATGTGCCTGCGGGCTTGCCTTCAGATTTATTAAATAACCGTCCAGATATTCAAGAGGCGGAACATAATCTGAAGTCAGCAAATGCAAATATTGGTGCAGCTAAAGCGGCATTTTTCCCAACGATTAGCCTAACCGGATTTGCAGGCTCAGCAAGCAATAGTTTGGGAGACTTGTTCGATAACGGAACGGGTATCTGGCGTTTTGTGCCACAAATTTCACTACCCATCTTTAACGCTGGCAAGCTAAGTGCACAACGCGATGTGGCTGAAGTCACTAAAAACATCCAAGTCGCTACTTATGAAAAGCAAATTCAAACAGCGTTTAAAGAAGTGGCAGATGCATTAGCAACAAGATCCCAATTACAGCAGCAATATGATGCAGTAAGTGGGCAACTAAAAGCTGCTGAAGCTGCTTACAAACTGGCGGATGCGCGTTACCGTAGTGGGATTGATAGCTACCTCAGTTTGCTAGAAACCGAAAGAAGTTTAGAAACAGCTCGGATTACGCATGCCAATTTATTATTAAGCATGCAAGCTAACCGAATTGTTCTATATAAGGCGCTTGGCGGCAAATTACCTGTTCCAACTCCTTAA
- a CDS encoding efflux RND transporter permease subunit translates to MARFFIDRPIFAWVVSILIMLAGVLSMEQLPVAQYPNIAPPSVAISATYPGASSKAAEDAVTQVIEQKMKGLDGLKYMKSTSSSNGQISITLTFEAGTNPDIAQVQVQNKLQQAMSSLPQEVQDQGVQVNKAAMNFMMVIGIVSTDGKRSNIDLADYASSNLVDVLSRVDGVGEVQLFGAQYAMRIWMDPAKLQSYQLTPAEVKSALEAQNTQVSAGQLGSLPAVKGQQLNAVVTVQSRLQTAEQFENILLKTTSDGAAVRLKDVARVGIGSESYDVVSRLNGKPAAGIGIKLATGANALETSKLVKAKLEELKGFFPTGISSEIPYDTTPFIQISIEEVIKTLAEAVVLVFLVMWLFLQNFRATLIPTIAVPVVLLGTLGILYASGYSINTLTMFGMVLAIGLLVDDAIVVVENVERIMSEEGLSPKEATRKSMRQITSALVGIALVLSAVFVPMAFFGGSTGVIYRQFSITIVSSMALSVLVAMTLTPALCATLLKPVAKGHAYADRGFFGWFNRWFDNGTQRYQRWVGGVLKRGIRFMIVFVVMVAGMSYMMMRLPTSFLPDEDQGIMFTMIQLPTGATQERTMKVVDNVEQYFLNKEKENVKSIFTVSGFSFAGSGQNMAIGFVRLNDWSQRHRPDQNVAAIAGRAMGALGSLRDAFVFAFAPPAVLELGTANGFDLQLQDRGGLGHEGLMNARNMLLGMASQSKDVMAVRPNGMEDSPQLRIDVDQQKAQALGLSISDINSVISTAWGSSYVNDFLDRGRVKKVYLQGSTDSRMKPEDLSKWYVKNTAGDMVPFSAFSSMTWDYGSPRLERYNGSPSVNIQGMAGPGKSTGQAMKAMEEMIAKLPPGVGYEWSGISSEELDSGSQTTLLYSLSILVVFLSLAALYESWSIPFAVILIVPLGVLGALLATFVRGLSNDIYFQVGLLTTIGLSAKNAILIVEFAQHQLEEGKELIDATLTAVKLRLRPILMTSLAFALGVLPLAISNGAGSGSQHAIGTSVLGGMLSATVLGLFFVPLFFVLIRKVFKPKRAVVSGADHSANSEEETHS, encoded by the coding sequence ATGGCTCGCTTTTTTATTGATCGGCCCATTTTCGCATGGGTTGTTTCGATACTGATTATGCTTGCCGGTGTGCTGTCTATGGAACAGCTGCCAGTTGCACAGTATCCGAACATCGCGCCACCATCCGTGGCAATTTCTGCTACTTATCCAGGTGCGTCTTCAAAAGCTGCTGAAGATGCGGTGACTCAGGTAATTGAACAGAAAATGAAGGGGCTAGATGGACTGAAGTATATGAAGTCTACTAGTTCGAGTAATGGTCAAATTAGCATTACGCTAACCTTTGAAGCAGGTACTAACCCAGATATTGCGCAGGTTCAGGTTCAAAATAAACTGCAGCAAGCAATGTCTTCCTTGCCACAAGAAGTGCAAGATCAAGGTGTGCAGGTAAACAAAGCCGCCATGAACTTCATGATGGTGATTGGTATTGTTTCAACCGATGGCAAACGTAGCAATATCGACTTAGCTGACTATGCATCAAGTAACTTGGTGGATGTATTAAGCCGTGTGGATGGTGTGGGTGAAGTGCAGTTGTTTGGTGCTCAGTACGCGATGCGTATTTGGATGGATCCAGCAAAATTGCAATCTTACCAATTAACACCGGCGGAAGTGAAATCTGCACTCGAAGCGCAGAACACGCAAGTTAGTGCGGGTCAATTGGGTAGTTTGCCTGCGGTAAAAGGTCAGCAACTGAACGCCGTGGTCACGGTGCAAAGCCGTTTGCAAACAGCAGAACAGTTTGAAAATATCTTACTGAAAACCACTAGTGATGGTGCCGCGGTTCGTCTAAAAGACGTTGCGCGCGTTGGTATTGGTTCTGAAAGTTATGATGTTGTTTCTCGTCTAAATGGCAAGCCAGCTGCTGGTATTGGTATTAAGTTAGCAACCGGTGCGAATGCGCTTGAAACCAGCAAATTGGTGAAAGCAAAACTGGAAGAGTTAAAAGGTTTCTTCCCAACCGGTATTTCTTCTGAAATTCCTTACGATACAACGCCATTTATTCAAATTTCGATTGAAGAAGTGATTAAAACGCTGGCGGAAGCGGTTGTGCTAGTGTTCTTGGTAATGTGGTTATTCTTGCAGAATTTCCGCGCAACACTGATTCCGACGATTGCTGTCCCTGTGGTGTTATTGGGTACGCTGGGCATTTTATATGCGTCAGGTTACTCGATTAACACACTAACGATGTTCGGGATGGTGCTCGCCATTGGTCTCTTGGTCGATGATGCGATTGTGGTGGTGGAGAACGTCGAACGGATTATGTCCGAAGAGGGGCTTTCTCCAAAAGAAGCCACACGTAAATCGATGCGCCAGATTACTAGCGCGTTGGTGGGTATCGCCTTAGTGCTGTCAGCGGTGTTTGTGCCAATGGCGTTCTTCGGTGGTTCTACCGGTGTGATTTATCGCCAGTTCTCTATCACGATTGTGTCTTCTATGGCCCTGTCGGTGTTAGTGGCGATGACGCTAACCCCCGCGCTATGTGCGACCTTGTTAAAACCTGTTGCAAAAGGCCATGCATACGCTGACCGCGGGTTCTTTGGATGGTTTAACCGTTGGTTTGATAATGGCACACAGCGTTATCAGCGCTGGGTTGGTGGTGTATTGAAACGTGGCATTCGCTTTATGATTGTCTTCGTGGTGATGGTGGCAGGGATGTCATACATGATGATGCGTCTACCGACTTCATTCTTGCCGGATGAAGATCAGGGCATCATGTTTACCATGATTCAGTTGCCAACTGGTGCTACGCAAGAGCGTACGATGAAAGTGGTAGATAACGTTGAGCAATATTTCCTCAACAAAGAAAAGGAAAACGTAAAGAGCATTTTCACGGTGTCTGGCTTTAGTTTTGCTGGTAGTGGTCAGAACATGGCGATTGGCTTTGTTCGGTTGAATGATTGGAGCCAACGTCATCGTCCAGATCAAAACGTAGCAGCAATTGCTGGTCGTGCAATGGGCGCGCTTGGCTCATTACGTGATGCCTTTGTTTTTGCTTTCGCGCCACCTGCTGTGTTGGAATTAGGTACGGCTAACGGTTTCGATTTGCAGTTGCAAGATCGTGGCGGTTTGGGTCACGAAGGCTTGATGAATGCGCGAAACATGCTGTTGGGGATGGCTTCACAAAGTAAAGATGTGATGGCCGTTCGTCCTAACGGGATGGAGGACTCACCACAGTTGCGCATTGATGTAGACCAACAAAAAGCGCAAGCACTTGGGTTATCTATTTCTGATATCAACAGTGTGATTAGTACGGCTTGGGGTAGTAGCTATGTGAATGACTTCTTGGATCGCGGTCGTGTGAAGAAAGTGTATTTACAAGGTTCGACAGACAGCCGCATGAAACCAGAAGACTTGAGCAAATGGTATGTGAAAAATACCGCGGGTGATATGGTGCCATTCTCCGCTTTCTCTAGTATGACTTGGGATTATGGTTCTCCAAGACTTGAGCGTTACAACGGCAGCCCTTCTGTGAACATTCAAGGGATGGCAGGTCCAGGTAAGTCGACTGGTCAAGCAATGAAGGCTATGGAAGAAATGATTGCTAAATTACCGCCAGGTGTGGGTTATGAGTGGTCAGGTATTTCTTCTGAAGAATTAGACTCTGGAAGTCAGACAACCCTGTTGTATTCCTTGTCTATCTTAGTGGTGTTCTTGTCGTTGGCGGCACTTTACGAGAGCTGGTCAATTCCATTTGCGGTGATTTTGATAGTGCCTCTTGGTGTGTTAGGTGCCTTACTTGCGACTTTTGTCCGCGGATTGTCGAATGACATTTACTTCCAAGTGGGCTTGTTAACTACGATTGGTCTATCAGCAAAGAATGCGATTTTGATCGTTGAATTTGCACAGCACCAATTAGAAGAAGGCAAAGAGCTGATCGATGCGACACTGACGGCGGTCAAACTACGTCTACGTCCAATCTTGATGACCTCGCTAGCGTTTGCTTTGGGTGTATTGCCACTCGCCATCAGTAATGGCGCAGGCTCGGGCAGTCAGCATGCGATTGGTACGAGTGTGTTGGGTGGTATGTTATCGGCAACCGTATTAGGTCTATTCTTTGTACCGCTATTCTTTGTGCTGATTCGTAAAGTATTTAAGCCAAAACGCGCTGTCGTTTCTGGAGCAGATCATTCTGCTAACAGCGAGGAGGAAACGCATTCATGA